The Erythrobacter litoralis HTCC2594 nucleotide sequence GGGGCCGATCGTGTTGATCCGCAGCACCCTTTCCATCGCTTCGCTCTCGATCTGCTTGAAACTGCGTTCGGGCCCGCTGCCGTTCCCTAGCGTCAGCACTCCGGTGGCGACTATGACCAGTTGAGGCGGCTCGTCGGCCATCGCTTCGGCAGCGTCGGCCAGGGTCGCTGGCTCGTCATAGTCGAAGCGGAAAGGATGGACGTTGTCACCTTCGTGAGTGAGACCGCTGCGCGATCCGGCGTAAATCTTTCCGATGCCCGCATCCGCCAATGCCTCGACCAGGGCGCGGCCGATGCCGCCGCTGGCCCCGAACACCGCCGCCCGCTCGAATTGCTGTCTTACATCGCTCATACAGGTTAGACCCGCCGCATGGCTTCGAGGTTCCCCGAAACGATCGCGCTCTCCGCCACAAAACGCGGCGGCGACTTTTCTGGCCCTGGACAGTGGTCCAAGCGGTCCATGTCTCGGGGCAGCGCACGCAAGTTTCAGCACACTGGGGACTTTCGCCCACCTTGCGGCGCGTGCGATATCCGCTAGATAGGCCTCAAGAAATCCAAGCAGGACGATACGAGCGATATGGCAACCTTCACGCTTCCCAGGAACTCCAAGATCACGGGCAAGACGCGCACCCACAAGGCCGAAAGCGGTGGCCGGGTGAAGAAGTTCAAGATCTATCGCTACGATCCCGACAGCGGCGAGAACCCGCGCTACGACACGTTCGAAATCGATCTCGACCAGACCGGCCCGATGGTTCTCGATGCCTTGTTCAGGATCAAGAACGAGGTCGACCCGACGCTGACCTTCCGCCGGTCGTGTCGCGAAGGCATCTGTGGCTCATGCTCCATGAACATGAACGGCAAGAACGGCCTCGCCTGCACCACCGCGATCGAGGACTTGAAAGGCGAAATCCGCATCACGCCGCTGCCGCATATGGAAGTGATCAAGGACCTGGTGCCCGACTTCACGCATTTCTACGCGCAATATGCTTCGATCCGACCGTGGCTGCAGACCGTGACGCCGACGCCTTCGGGCAAGGAGCGGTTGCAATCGCCCGAACAGCGCGAGAAGCTAGACGGGCTTTACGAGTGCATCCTGTGCGCCTGCTGCTCGACCGCGTGCCCGAGCTATTGGTGGAACAGCGACAAGTTCTTGGGGCCCGCGATCCTGTTGCAGGCCTATCGCTGGCTCGCCGACAGCCGCGACGAGATGACCGGTGAGCGGCTCGATGACCTCGAGGACCCGTTCCGCCTTTATCGCTGTCACACGATCATGAATTGCGCCAATGTCTGCCCCAAGGGCCTGAGCCCGGCCAAGGCGATCGCCGAAACCAAGAAGATGATGGCCGAACGCACCATTTGATCATCCGGGCGGCTGGCCCTATCGGGCGGGCCTATGGCGCTGAAAGACGACATCTTCGACCATCGGCCGGATCCGGACAATCCGGGTTGGCATCACTGGAACCTCAAGGACCAGACGCTGTTCAACGGCGCGGTGATGGGCAAGCTCATCACCCGCCGCGAAGGCGATGCCTGCCGATTGCGGATGTTCCCCGAGCGCAAGCACGAGAACCTGCAGGGTATCATCCACGGCGCTGTCAGCCTGGCGCTGATCGATATCTCGCTGTTCACGACCATGCATGTCGTCGGTAGCGGCAATGCCGGGCCTTCGGTGACGCTCGAACTTTCGACCCAGTTCATCGGCGGTGGCGATCCCAAAAAGCCGCTGGACGCTGTCACCGAGATCATGCGCGAGACCGGCAAGCTCGTCTTCGTGCGCGGCGAGGTGGTGCAGGAGGACGACGTTATCTGTGCCTACAGCGGCATCATCCGCAAGTTCCCGCCGCGCAAGCTCGATTGATGAGCGGTATTCTCGCACGATACGAGAGCCTGGTCGCTGCCGGCGAACTGAAGCCGGACGATGAGCAGGCCGCGGTCGCGGCGCGGCTCGAGAGGCTGCAAAGGGAGCTGGAGGAGACACCCAAGCGCGGTTCGATCCTGTGGCGCGCGCTCAGGGGCAAGCCCGAGGCGCCCGAAGGCGTGTACATGTGGGGCGGCGTGGGGCGCGGGAAGTCGATGCTGATGGACCTGTTCCACGATACCTTGTCCATCAGCCGGAAGCGCCGTGCACATTTCCATGCCTTCATGCAGGATGTCCACGCGCTGTTACGGGAGGAGCGAAAGAAGGAGAGCGGCGACCCGATCCCGCCCGTAGCGGCGCAACTGGCGGAGAACGTGCGCTGCCTCGCCTTCGACGAGATGGTCGTGAACAATTCCGCCGATGCCATGATCATGAGCCGGCTGTTCCGCGCACTGATCGTCGACGAAGGGGTGGTGATCGTGACCACCAGCAACCGCCCTCCCCGCGATCTCTACAAGGACGGGCTCAACCGCGAGCATTTCCTGCCCTTCATCGAGCTGATCGAAGACAAACTCGATGTCCTGCCTCTCAACGGCCCGACCGACTACCGGATGGACCGGCTGGGCGATCTTTCCACCTGGCACACCCCGCTCGGCGAGGCGGCCACGGCGCAGGTGCGCGAGGCGTTCTTCCGCCTGACCGACTACAAGCCCGAAGACGCCGCCAACGTGCCCAGCGCCGAGCTGGACGTCGGCGGCGGACGGACGCTGCACGTGCCCAAGAGCCTCAAGGGTGTCGGGGTCTTCAGTTTCAAGCGGCTATGCGGCCAGCCGCGCGGTGCGCCGGACTATCTCGCCATCGCCCGCGCCTATCACACGGTCATCCTGGTCGGCATTCCGCAGATGGGGCCGGAGGACCGCAACGAGGCGGCGCGCTTCGTCACGCTGATCGATGCGCTGTACGAGTACCGGGTCAAGCTGTTCGTCACGGCTGCCGCCGAACCCGCCGAACTCTACCAGGCGGGCGACGGGAGCTTCGAGTTCGAACGCACCGTCAGCCGCCTGATGGAGATGCGCAGCGACGAATACATGGCGCTCGGCCATGGCGAAGACGAAGTGGCGAGAGCTTAGGCGGCCTTGCGCGCGCCCCGTTCCTGCGCGGAGGCGAGCCGGTCCATCAGTTTGAGATCCTGCTCACGCAATTGCAGCGCCGCATCGGCCCAAAGCTCGGTGATCCGGGTCAGCTCGGTCAGGCTGAGGTTCCACGAGACCTTCATCGCACGTCGTGCTGCCACCAGACCGGCATGGCGCCGCTCGGACTTCTTGAGGAAATCGCGCGTCGCCTCCAGCGCCCCGCCATCCTCTGCCAAGTGGTGCACCAGGCCGAGCTCGTACATCTCTTCGGCCGTGTAGGTCTTGTTGGACACGATGAGCCGGTCCGCCATCGCGCTGCCGATCTTGCGGCTGAGCAAAGCGTGCGCGCCCATGCCGGGGAACAGCCCGAACATGATTTCGGGAAGACCGAAAGTCGCGCTGCGTTCCGCCACAATGTAATCGAATGACAGCAGGGCCTCGAACCCGCCCCCCAGTGCGGCACCCTCGACCATGCCGACCGTCAGCATCGGCACATTGAGCGTGTTGATATTGCGGTGCAGGATCTCGCAGCACCGATGTCCGTAACGAACCAGCCCATCGCGGTTGCGATCGACGATCAACTGCCGGAACAGCGCCAGATCGCCGCCATAACAGAACACGCCGGGCGCGCGGCTTGCGAGCACGAGGAACTGCAACGGGACCTTGTCCGGCCCGAAATTGGCGGCGATCAGCCGTTGCCAATTCTCGAAATCGCCGAGCATCGGCGGGGTAAAGCTGGGGCGCCCCTGCGGACGCATATAGGTCCACAGAGTTTGCCGGTCGGGATCGTAGAGAACATCGAGTTCCCTCAGTGCGAACAATTCGTCCGGCAAACCGGCGTGTCCCTTCGCAAGGCTCCTCATAGCTGAGCCTCCTATTTCGCCGACCGGGGACTGCGATCCCCCGCTGTCGGCTATGATGCCGTCCTCGAATTCAGTTCCCACTCGGTCCATGCGACTCCCCCGAATGTCGTCGTAATCGTCGGGGCGATATTTGCTCCCAACAAACGTAAGCTACGCGACGGGCCGCGCCTTTGGCAATCGGGAAACTGTCGAGGGCGGATGGACCGAGTCCCGAACTGGGGCATTTAAGTCACAGAGTTATCGCCAGATTTCCGATGGAACGGTCGAGCATCAGCAATTGCCACAGCAATCGGGAATGATCGGCAGAACCGGAAATATGATTCTCTGTCAGGCGTTTAAGCCGCGAAGTTGAGAACCAGCCGGTGTCGGCAATGGTGGCACTGGTGGCGATGGCGCGGGCTTCGTTCTGTAGCGGTCCGCGCAGCCATTCGGCGATCGGTGTCACGAAGCCCTGCTTGGGCCGATACAGCACATCCCGGGGAAGAAAGCGCTCCATAGTGTGCTTTAAAAGCCACTTGCCCTGGCGGCCCTTGATGCGCGCTCCGTAAGGCAATCCGGCCGCAAATTCGACCAGGCGGTGGTCGAGCAGAGGCTCGCGCGCTTCGAGGCTGACAGCCATGCTGGTGCGATCGACCTTGGTCAGGATGTCGCCGGGCAGCCAGAACTTGAGGTCGGCATATTGTGCCCGGTCGAGGCCGGAGCGGGCCGGCGCATTTCGCATCAGCTCGACGAAGGGTTGCTCCGCGCGATATCCGTCAAGCTGCCGCTCCATCGCATCGGTATAGAGCTGGGAGCGCATTTCCGGCGCCGTCACAGCCAGGGCGCGCGCATAGCCTTCCTCGCCAGTCGCACCGAGCGCTTGCAGCGTGGATTTCGCGCGCAAGGGCCGCGGAGCCCAATCGGCCTTGGGCCAGATGCGTCCGAGCCCACCGAGGATCGGCCCGCGCAGCGCCTGTGGCAGGATAGAGCGAACCTGCTCCTCGCGCGCATGGAAGACCTGCCGGCGATAGCCCGCAAACGCCTCGTCGGCACCATCGCCCGACAGCGCGACGGTCACGTGCTCGCGCGCAAGTTGGCAGACGCGCCAGGTCGGCAAGGCGGAGGCATCGGCGAATGGTTCGTCGAACATGCCCGCCAGCAGGTCGACCGCCCCGAAATCGTCGGGATCGACGATCCGCTCGCGGTGATCCGTCTCGAATCGTTCGGCAATCCGGCGCGCGTAACCGGTCTCGTCCAGCGCTGCGACATCGAAGCCGATCGAACATGTGTTGACCGGCTCACGGCTGGCATCGGCCATCAGCGCGACGACGCTGGAGCTGTCGACCCCGCCGGAAAGAAACGCGCCCAGCGGCACATCGGCCGTCATCCGCGATTCCACCCCCTCGCGCATCAGATGCAGCAATTGCGCCGACAGGTCGGCAGTGCTGCCACTGTGCCTGCCGGAGAAATCGATGTCCCACCATTGCACGGATGGCGCAGGCGGTCCGCCATGTCGCAACAGGCGGTAGTGCCCGGCGGGCAGTTTCTCGACGCCTTTGAGGATGCAGCGATGATCCGGCACATAGCCCCAGGTCAGGTAGTCCTCGACCGCCAGTGGATCGGCCTGGCGCCGTAGCAGCGGATGCGCCAGCAGGCCCTTCAGTTCTGACGCGAAAGCAAGGCTGCCGTCGCTCAGGTTCGCCATGTATAGCGGCTTCACGCCAAAGCGGTCGCGGGCGAGGAACAGCACCCGCTCGGTGCGGTCGTAGATGGCGAAGGCGAACATGCCGTCGAGCCGCGACAGGCATGCGGGGCCCCATTTCTGCCATGCGGCGAGGATGACCTCCGAATCGCCGTCGGTGTGGAAGCGAGCGCCGAGTTCCTTCAGCTCACGGCGCAAATCGCGATAGTTGTAGATTTCGCCGTTGAAGACCAGCATCGCGCGCTCATCGGCGGATAGCATGGGCTGCGGCGACCCTTCGATGTCGATGATCGACAGCCGCCTGTGGCCGAGCCCCACGCCCTGATCGGTCCAGACGCCACCGCCGTCGGGGCCGCGATGCACCATCGCATCGGTCATACGTTCGATCCGGCGGGGATCGACCGGCTTGGGCGTTCCGCAGTGAAAGATCCCGGCAATGCCGCACATGGACGCGAGTTATCGGCTTTCCACAATGCGGTCTATCCACGGTCCGAGCGGCCCTGTGGACTGGCGGAATGCGGCCAGCGCCGCGTCCGGTGTCTGATCGCTACGCTCCACGCTCGAAAGGATCAGCAGGCTGACCGGCTTCGGATCGAGAAGGATCCGATCACGGATCGTCGCCAGCTTGAGCCTACCCGCGCTGCCACCGAGAAACGCGCCTCGCCGATAATAGGTGTCGGCGGTCCTGCGGATGCGCCCGAGCGCGAACAACTCGTCGCGCCTGGCACCATCGGCGAGATTTGCTCCGTTCTTCCAGCGCCACATCGTGTCAGGCGGCAAAGCGCCTTCGCTCGGGGCGCTTGGTTCGCGCCCGTCCCCCTGCGATGCATAGATCGCTATAAAGACATCCACTTCCTGTCCCGCCGCATTGCGATAGCGGCCCAGCAGGCGATGGTCCGCGCCTGTAGCCCTCGGCTCCCAGTGCAATTCGGGATCGTAATCGACCAATTTCCAACCCTGGATTTCGGGCAAGGACACAGATTCCGGTACAGTCGCTTGGAGACGCGAGGCGAGCAAAGCCCAGACAGCCACGAAGAGGATCATCGCACCGCTTGTCGCAAGCGTCCTTGCAGGCGTCGCCGCGAAGCGATCCGTCGCTGCAAACAAGGGCGCCCGAGCGAGGGCAGCGCCGTCGATGCCCGGGTCTTCCGGCGACCGATCGAAGAACCGCCACGCACCCCCCAGCACGAGGGCCACGACGATGCCGAAGAAGATCCACCCGTAGAAAATGTGGTCGAAGCCAGCGGCGAATTCGATACCCTGCGACTGGGCGATATAGATCGTGCCCCAAGCGCGGATGCCGTTGGCGATGATCGGGACGATCGCACAGGCGGCCAGGAAGGCGAGACGCCGCCGCCAGCTTTGAAAGCAGGTCTGCGCGACAAGCGCGCCCAACGCCATCATGGCGACAAGGAACTGGACCCCGGAACAGGCCTCGGCGACTTCGAACAGGCCGGCGGGTGTGTCGATAAACACGCCTTCAATATGCGCCGGCACTCCGCTCCATTCGGTCAGCGCGATCGTAATCTCGGCGGTAATCATCTGCAGCGTAGGCACGAGTTCGTCGCCGAAGGGCACGAGGAACAGCATGTAGCCGAGCGGGAACAGCAAGCCCGCCGTTACCCGGGGGCCCAGAATGGTCAGAACCGAAAATTGCAGCGCCGCAACGGCGCCAAGCTGGCTGAAGGTATTGACCTCGCCGATCCGTCCGAGGAACCAGAGCAGCAAGGCTGCAGCAAAACCGAGCAATCCCGGCCACCACGCCTGCGGTTCAAGCTTCGCCAGCTCTTCGCGCCTGATCCAGACCAGCGCAGCGATGATGGCGGGTATGATCAGGATATGATTATAGGTCGAGGTGTTCCACCACTGATCGAACATGGCGAACCAGTCGCGCAGGGTGAGCAGCGCGAGCGCACCCCACACCAGCGCGAGATGCGCCAGCGGCTTGTGCCACGCCTTGGGGAAGCGCTCCAAGCCGCTGTGTTGCGCGGAAGCGTCGAGGACCGCGTCAGGCTGCATTGCGCGCCCCCTTCCCACGCCCGACCAAGCCGGCGAGATCGGCCAGCATCGCGGGCCAGCTTTGCTCCGCCAGCACATAGGCACGGGCGGCGTGACCCATCGCGATGGCTTCTCCCGTGTCGTCGATCAGCCGCAATGCCTGCTGGACCATTGCCTCGTCGCTTTCGGCAATGGCGAAATGCTTGCCATCCACGGCATCGATCCCCGTCGCCGCTTCCGGAGAGAGCAGCACCGGCCGCGCCATGGCCATGGCTTCGAGCACCTTGTTCTGGATGCCGCGCGCGATTGCCAGCGGCGCGATGACGATATCGGCGGCGGCCAGAAATGGCTTCACGTCCGGCACTTCGCCCCAAACGCGGACATTGTCCTTGCCGGCGCGGTCGAGCAGGCGCTGAACGGGCGCGCGGCCTACCACGTGGAAGGTGGCCTTCGGATGCTGCGCGCGAAGCCGCGGCAGGATCGCGTCCATGACGCGCTCGACCGCAACGATATTGGGCAGGTAGTCCATTTGCCCGGTGAAGACGATCTGCGGGCCGCGGGCCTGAACCAGATCGCGCTGCGGCGTGACATTGGCTGGATCGAACAAGTCGGCATCGATCCCGTTGCGGATGACGCGAATATCGGTCCCATCCCGCTTCGCAAGACGAGAACTAAACAGGCTGGCTTCGTTGCTGCTGATAAGGATCGTCGCGTCGGCGCGATGCGCCAGTCGCTCTTCCTCGCAGGCGAGCACCCTGCCCTCGCGGCGGTCTATGACCCGGCGCGGCCACGTGCCGTCGACACCATAGGCATCGAATTTTGCGCTATCGACATCGCACAGGTCGACGATGACCCGCCCGGCGAAATCGTCGGGCACATACTGCCCCATCTGTCCGGAGAAGACGAAGATCGTGTCGATCGGCCTCTCGCTCAGCACTTGTGACACCCACGCGCGAAGAGCGGCACTGTCGAAGGCCGTCAGGCTGACGGGTTTGTTCGAAGCGAGCGCTTCCAGCCCGGCCAAGGCCAGCGGCTTTGTGCGGCGGATCAGGCGGTGGCTGGCAGCGATAGATTCCAGCTCCGCTTCCGCGGCCATATCAGCATCGGTTTCGCCGAAGGTGCCGACATGCACGGGCGCCAGCTCCGCCAACGCCTTTAGTAGATGGTGCGAGCGGATCTTGTCCCCCCGGTCCGGCGGGAAGGGGATGCGGTGGGCGAGAAACAGGATCTCGCCCATCAGGCGAGCCCGCGTGCGATCACCGGGCCGATCCTGTTGGCGACACCCAGCGGCAGCTTCTTCCAAAGGTCGATTTTGCGCCGGTAAGTGGCGCTGGTCGGATCGACATCGCGCTTTTCGCACCCGGGCGCGGTCCAGCTGGCATAGGTCAGCGGTTCGGGTGCGAAGCCCCAGTTCTTCTTGAAATTGTATGGTCCGCTTCCGGTCTTCGAGCGCCCGAAATCGAAGGTGATGCACCCCTTGCCGCGCGCGTGGCACATCAGCTTATAATACATGACTTCGTTTGCGCGCAGGTGCCGCGCATCCCACACGCCGCCGCCCCAGTAAGGCATGGCCGCGCCCATGTGATAGAGCGTCAGCACGCTGGCGACCGGGCGCTTGCCGTCCCACACTGTCAGGATATCCGCATCCTCGCCGAACTTGCACAGCACCGCGTCGAACAGGCGACGCGGGAAGACCGGAGTGCCGAGATTGCGGACGCTTTCGGCGTAGCATGCGTAATGCGCGGCGCGGTCCTTTTCGAAAGTTCCGACAGTCACTCGCAGTCCGTTCTTCAGGCCCTTGCGCACTTCCGCACGCTGCTTGCGCGGGATGGCGAGCAGTTGTGCATCGTCATCCTCGGCGAGCGGTCCGGCAAAACCGCAGTGGCTGTCTGCCTGCACATCCCAGTCCGCCGGCGCAGAGCCGCCGCGCAATTCGACCGAGGTGCAGCTTTCGCGGACAGCCAGTTCTGTCGCGACCCGGCACAAGCGGTGCGCGGTCTTTTCGAACAGCGCAAGCGGTCCGCCGTCGACCCCGAACCCGCTGGAAATCAGCGCACGCGCGAACAGCGGTGAGTGCACTATTGTAAGCGGCAGCCATCCGGTGATCTCGCCGCCTTTCTCGGCGACAAGCCCGGTCGCCTTCTGTCCCGTGCCGCATTGAACGGCCTTCAGCCACTGCGGCAGATGAAATGGCGAACCGTTGGCGCGATAGACGAAATCGGCAATCCGCGCGCATTCGGCCGGATCGTGCAGGTTCACCTGCGCAACCGTCTCTTCGCAGAGGGCAAAGGGGGCATTCACGCAGCCAGCTCCACCGCGCGCGCGGCTTCGCGATGGGCCAAAATGTCCATCCGGCCCCACTCGAACTCGTGCACCAGCTCGCGCAGCTTTTCAGCCATCTTGTCGAGATTGGTGTAGTGGCGCAGCTTCGATTTGATCGGAGCATTGCCGACGCGCGGCTGTTCCGGATCGATCTCCCACGGATGGAAATAGAACACCGCAGGGCGGCAGTCCTGGCGATTAACCTGTCGGATCGCCCAGCGGCTGAAGGCATAGGGCAGCACGCGGAAAAAGCCGCCGCCGCCTGCCGCTACGCGCCTGCCGCCGAGGATCGCCGTGGTGACCGGAATTTCGACGAGGTCCGACCATGGCAGCGGCTTGAACGCGAAGCGCGGTGCCTCGCGCCAGCCGTAATGATCGTGCACTACCGGGGCGACGCTGGAAGAATAGGCATAGCCTTGCTCGGCCAGTTCCATGTAGGCCCAGGGCGTGCGCTTATCGATCGAGAAGCTGGGCGCGCGATAGCCGGTCACCTGCACGCCGCCCGCATCCTCGAGGATCATCCGTGCCAGCTTGATATCGCCCGCGAATTGCTTGCGATCGAAAGCGAATACGCGGCCATGATCATAGCCGTGGCTCGCCAGTTCGTGCCCG carries:
- a CDS encoding FemAB family XrtA/PEP-CTERM system-associated protein, coding for MNAPFALCEETVAQVNLHDPAECARIADFVYRANGSPFHLPQWLKAVQCGTGQKATGLVAEKGGEITGWLPLTIVHSPLFARALISSGFGVDGGPLALFEKTAHRLCRVATELAVRESCTSVELRGGSAPADWDVQADSHCGFAGPLAEDDDAQLLAIPRKQRAEVRKGLKNGLRVTVGTFEKDRAAHYACYAESVRNLGTPVFPRRLFDAVLCKFGEDADILTVWDGKRPVASVLTLYHMGAAMPYWGGGVWDARHLRANEVMYYKLMCHARGKGCITFDFGRSKTGSGPYNFKKNWGFAPEPLTYASWTAPGCEKRDVDPTSATYRRKIDLWKKLPLGVANRIGPVIARGLA
- the zapE gene encoding cell division protein ZapE — encoded protein: MSGILARYESLVAAGELKPDDEQAAVAARLERLQRELEETPKRGSILWRALRGKPEAPEGVYMWGGVGRGKSMLMDLFHDTLSISRKRRAHFHAFMQDVHALLREERKKESGDPIPPVAAQLAENVRCLAFDEMVVNNSADAMIMSRLFRALIVDEGVVIVTTSNRPPRDLYKDGLNREHFLPFIELIEDKLDVLPLNGPTDYRMDRLGDLSTWHTPLGEAATAQVREAFFRLTDYKPEDAANVPSAELDVGGGRTLHVPKSLKGVGVFSFKRLCGQPRGAPDYLAIARAYHTVILVGIPQMGPEDRNEAARFVTLIDALYEYRVKLFVTAAAEPAELYQAGDGSFEFERTVSRLMEMRSDEYMALGHGEDEVARA
- a CDS encoding XrtA system polysaccharide deacetylase — translated: MQSPHSTDGTIINGLSVDVEDWFQVGAFENVIDRGDWDGLALRVEDNVLRILDLFDAAEVKATFFTLGWIAKRNPAIIRRIVDRGHELASHGYDHGRVFAFDRKQFAGDIKLARMILEDAGGVQVTGYRAPSFSIDKRTPWAYMELAEQGYAYSSSVAPVVHDHYGWREAPRFAFKPLPWSDLVEIPVTTAILGGRRVAAGGGGFFRVLPYAFSRWAIRQVNRQDCRPAVFYFHPWEIDPEQPRVGNAPIKSKLRHYTNLDKMAEKLRELVHEFEWGRMDILAHREAARAVELAA
- a CDS encoding PaaI family thioesterase, with protein sequence MALKDDIFDHRPDPDNPGWHHWNLKDQTLFNGAVMGKLITRREGDACRLRMFPERKHENLQGIIHGAVSLALIDISLFTTMHVVGSGNAGPSVTLELSTQFIGGGDPKKPLDAVTEIMRETGKLVFVRGEVVQEDDVICAYSGIIRKFPPRKLD
- a CDS encoding XrtA/PEP-CTERM system amidotransferase, whose protein sequence is MCGIAGIFHCGTPKPVDPRRIERMTDAMVHRGPDGGGVWTDQGVGLGHRRLSIIDIEGSPQPMLSADERAMLVFNGEIYNYRDLRRELKELGARFHTDGDSEVILAAWQKWGPACLSRLDGMFAFAIYDRTERVLFLARDRFGVKPLYMANLSDGSLAFASELKGLLAHPLLRRQADPLAVEDYLTWGYVPDHRCILKGVEKLPAGHYRLLRHGGPPAPSVQWWDIDFSGRHSGSTADLSAQLLHLMREGVESRMTADVPLGAFLSGGVDSSSVVALMADASREPVNTCSIGFDVAALDETGYARRIAERFETDHRERIVDPDDFGAVDLLAGMFDEPFADASALPTWRVCQLAREHVTVALSGDGADEAFAGYRRQVFHAREEQVRSILPQALRGPILGGLGRIWPKADWAPRPLRAKSTLQALGATGEEGYARALAVTAPEMRSQLYTDAMERQLDGYRAEQPFVELMRNAPARSGLDRAQYADLKFWLPGDILTKVDRTSMAVSLEAREPLLDHRLVEFAAGLPYGARIKGRQGKWLLKHTMERFLPRDVLYRPKQGFVTPIAEWLRGPLQNEARAIATSATIADTGWFSTSRLKRLTENHISGSADHSRLLWQLLMLDRSIGNLAITL
- a CDS encoding crotonase/enoyl-CoA hydratase family protein gives rise to the protein MRSLAKGHAGLPDELFALRELDVLYDPDRQTLWTYMRPQGRPSFTPPMLGDFENWQRLIAANFGPDKVPLQFLVLASRAPGVFCYGGDLALFRQLIVDRNRDGLVRYGHRCCEILHRNINTLNVPMLTVGMVEGAALGGGFEALLSFDYIVAERSATFGLPEIMFGLFPGMGAHALLSRKIGSAMADRLIVSNKTYTAEEMYELGLVHHLAEDGGALEATRDFLKKSERRHAGLVAARRAMKVSWNLSLTELTRITELWADAALQLREQDLKLMDRLASAQERGARKAA
- a CDS encoding succinate dehydrogenase iron-sulfur subunit, encoding MATFTLPRNSKITGKTRTHKAESGGRVKKFKIYRYDPDSGENPRYDTFEIDLDQTGPMVLDALFRIKNEVDPTLTFRRSCREGICGSCSMNMNGKNGLACTTAIEDLKGEIRITPLPHMEVIKDLVPDFTHFYAQYASIRPWLQTVTPTPSGKERLQSPEQREKLDGLYECILCACCSTACPSYWWNSDKFLGPAILLQAYRWLADSRDEMTGERLDDLEDPFRLYRCHTIMNCANVCPKGLSPAKAIAETKKMMAERTI
- the xrtA gene encoding exosortase A, producing MQPDAVLDASAQHSGLERFPKAWHKPLAHLALVWGALALLTLRDWFAMFDQWWNTSTYNHILIIPAIIAALVWIRREELAKLEPQAWWPGLLGFAAALLLWFLGRIGEVNTFSQLGAVAALQFSVLTILGPRVTAGLLFPLGYMLFLVPFGDELVPTLQMITAEITIALTEWSGVPAHIEGVFIDTPAGLFEVAEACSGVQFLVAMMALGALVAQTCFQSWRRRLAFLAACAIVPIIANGIRAWGTIYIAQSQGIEFAAGFDHIFYGWIFFGIVVALVLGGAWRFFDRSPEDPGIDGAALARAPLFAATDRFAATPARTLATSGAMILFVAVWALLASRLQATVPESVSLPEIQGWKLVDYDPELHWEPRATGADHRLLGRYRNAAGQEVDVFIAIYASQGDGREPSAPSEGALPPDTMWRWKNGANLADGARRDELFALGRIRRTADTYYRRGAFLGGSAGRLKLATIRDRILLDPKPVSLLILSSVERSDQTPDAALAAFRQSTGPLGPWIDRIVESR
- a CDS encoding TIGR03087 family PEP-CTERM/XrtA system glycosyltransferase — translated: MGEILFLAHRIPFPPDRGDKIRSHHLLKALAELAPVHVGTFGETDADMAAEAELESIAASHRLIRRTKPLALAGLEALASNKPVSLTAFDSAALRAWVSQVLSERPIDTIFVFSGQMGQYVPDDFAGRVIVDLCDVDSAKFDAYGVDGTWPRRVIDRREGRVLACEEERLAHRADATILISSNEASLFSSRLAKRDGTDIRVIRNGIDADLFDPANVTPQRDLVQARGPQIVFTGQMDYLPNIVAVERVMDAILPRLRAQHPKATFHVVGRAPVQRLLDRAGKDNVRVWGEVPDVKPFLAAADIVIAPLAIARGIQNKVLEAMAMARPVLLSPEAATGIDAVDGKHFAIAESDEAMVQQALRLIDDTGEAIAMGHAARAYVLAEQSWPAMLADLAGLVGRGKGARNAA